One window of the Mycoplasmopsis anatis genome contains the following:
- a CDS encoding DNA-directed RNA polymerase subunit beta, producing MDQNYRISTFGKNTQRRDYSVTKRSLPVFNILSTSKDSFDNFLKSNIEEALLEHYPIEAADKKVKLDYVKKSLRISYPYKKITSEGEEIRKCKAKGINFSAKVYATLKREITSTGEVKEDEVLLGEIPLMTSGGSFIINGSEKVVVSQLIRSPGAYFGRGVRNKQSDDLFNKLEILPRIGSWVEISHKITSSNIDTVKIKIDKNKNVALSTFLVALGIMPETIKKLFGSSEELLETLNRDKLINTPGITDEEMIDMCQEELFRWLRKGDRISVDAKKSLIPNILFDKKRYNLSATGRYMLNNKLSVVDRIIGTYLAEDIKAKNGEVLFTEGTFITHEIALEINKSFKEKIVAMDYIENVNPDLVYYNLITPQNKSLAKRIKISKVKIYPNRKSMEDENKEPILVIGNDQRSDEQHLLISDIVAAISYYFNLIDDIGTDDDPDSMVNKRIVSVGELLANQLNVALSKLEKTTRERMGAKEPEKVTAKNVTNNKLITNQMKTFFNSSKLSQFMDQINPLAEVSNKRRVTSLGPGGLNRDTAQFEVRDVHSTHYGRICPIETPEGPNIGLILNYATYAKVNEMGFLQTPYFKVNNGVIDYNDVRYLTASEEIGYKFSQSSVTVDENNKIVDELITIRHNYNYVIDKPSEVDFIEVSSKQMVSVAAGAIPFLENDDANRALMGSNMQRQAVPLLQTEAPYVATGIEGDIAKYSAYNLVAKNAGEVIYVDSQKIHIKNDKGTTDKYVLRNFERSNQGTVINQIPIVKLGDKVEEGELIVDGSSFKNGELALGKNVLVAFTTWNGYNYEDAIILNEKLVKDDVYTSIHIEEQTIQFRNSKAGDDKLTASIPNVSKYSIRNLDENGIVRVGSEVVPGDVLVGRVSPKGEENPTQEEKLLMAILQQRPSSDRDTSLKVKNGHNGTVIGVEVLSRELGDVLEDGIDKIVKVSIAQKRKIKVGDKMAGRHGNKGVISIVLPEEDMPHLEDGTPVDIMLNPQGVPSRMNIGQVLELHLGMAARKLGVKFVTPSFDGVKKQDIENALEEAGLPKTGKQILIDPVTGEKFDNPVSVGVMYMLKLNHMVDDKMHGRSVGPYSLITQQPLGGKSQNGGQRFGEMETWAIEAYGATNVLQEILTYKSDDISGRNLLYSALASGRELPKPGTPESFNVLSYELRGLGMKLTLKDKNSEDEDDDIFQYLESGEVDNE from the coding sequence ATGGATCAAAATTACAGAATTAGTACATTCGGAAAAAATACTCAAAGAAGAGATTACTCGGTAACCAAAAGATCTCTTCCTGTTTTTAATATCTTATCAACTAGTAAAGATAGCTTTGATAATTTCTTAAAAAGTAATATTGAAGAAGCTTTATTGGAACACTATCCAATTGAAGCAGCTGATAAAAAAGTTAAACTTGACTATGTCAAGAAAAGTTTAAGAATTTCTTATCCTTACAAAAAAATAACCAGCGAAGGTGAGGAAATTAGAAAGTGTAAAGCTAAAGGAATTAACTTTTCTGCAAAAGTTTATGCAACATTAAAACGTGAAATTACAAGCACAGGGGAAGTTAAAGAAGATGAAGTTCTTCTTGGTGAAATTCCTTTAATGACTAGTGGTGGAAGTTTTATTATTAACGGTTCAGAAAAAGTTGTTGTTAGTCAGTTGATTAGATCACCTGGTGCATACTTTGGTAGAGGTGTTCGTAACAAACAATCTGATGATCTATTTAACAAGTTAGAAATTTTACCTAGAATTGGTTCATGGGTTGAAATTTCACATAAAATTACATCATCAAATATTGACACAGTAAAAATTAAAATAGACAAAAACAAAAACGTTGCATTATCAACTTTCTTAGTTGCTTTAGGAATTATGCCTGAAACAATTAAAAAGTTATTCGGTTCAAGTGAAGAGTTACTTGAAACATTAAATAGAGACAAATTAATCAACACTCCAGGAATAACTGATGAAGAAATGATTGATATGTGTCAAGAAGAATTATTCAGATGACTTAGAAAAGGTGATCGTATTTCTGTTGATGCTAAAAAATCATTAATTCCAAATATTTTATTTGATAAAAAGCGTTACAACCTTTCAGCTACCGGGCGTTACATGTTAAATAACAAATTAAGTGTGGTTGATCGTATTATTGGTACTTATTTAGCCGAAGATATAAAAGCTAAAAATGGGGAAGTGCTATTTACTGAAGGTACATTCATAACACATGAAATAGCCTTAGAAATTAATAAATCATTTAAAGAAAAAATTGTAGCAATGGATTATATTGAAAATGTAAATCCTGATTTAGTTTACTATAACTTAATTACTCCTCAAAACAAATCTCTTGCTAAAAGAATTAAAATTTCAAAAGTTAAAATATATCCAAACAGAAAGAGCATGGAAGATGAAAACAAAGAACCAATACTTGTTATTGGGAATGACCAACGCTCCGATGAACAACACTTATTAATTTCTGATATCGTTGCAGCAATTAGTTACTATTTCAACTTAATTGACGATATAGGTACTGACGATGATCCAGACTCAATGGTTAATAAAAGAATTGTTTCTGTAGGAGAATTATTAGCTAACCAATTAAATGTGGCTTTATCAAAACTTGAAAAGACCACTCGTGAAAGAATGGGAGCTAAAGAACCTGAAAAAGTAACGGCTAAAAATGTTACAAACAACAAATTAATAACAAATCAAATGAAGACATTCTTTAACTCATCTAAACTCTCACAATTTATGGACCAAATCAATCCATTAGCAGAAGTATCTAACAAACGTCGTGTTACTTCTCTTGGACCTGGTGGACTTAATCGTGATACAGCTCAGTTTGAGGTTCGTGACGTTCATTCAACTCACTACGGAAGAATTTGTCCAATCGAAACTCCAGAAGGTCCAAACATCGGTCTTATCTTGAACTATGCAACATATGCAAAAGTTAATGAAATGGGATTCTTACAAACTCCTTATTTCAAAGTTAACAATGGTGTTATTGACTATAATGACGTTAGATATTTAACAGCATCAGAGGAAATTGGGTATAAATTCTCTCAATCTTCTGTAACTGTTGACGAAAACAACAAAATTGTGGATGAATTAATCACAATTAGACATAACTATAATTATGTTATTGATAAACCAAGTGAAGTTGATTTTATCGAGGTTTCATCAAAACAAATGGTATCAGTAGCTGCTGGTGCTATTCCATTCTTAGAAAACGACGATGCTAACCGTGCACTTATGGGTTCAAACATGCAACGTCAAGCAGTGCCTCTTCTTCAAACTGAAGCTCCATATGTTGCGACAGGTATTGAAGGTGATATTGCTAAATATTCAGCATACAATTTAGTTGCTAAAAACGCTGGTGAAGTTATTTATGTTGACTCACAAAAAATTCACATTAAAAACGATAAAGGTACAACAGACAAGTATGTTTTAAGAAATTTTGAAAGATCTAACCAAGGAACAGTTATTAACCAAATCCCTATCGTTAAATTAGGTGATAAAGTTGAAGAGGGTGAATTAATAGTTGATGGTTCATCATTCAAAAATGGTGAATTAGCTTTAGGTAAAAACGTTTTAGTCGCTTTTACAACATGAAACGGTTATAACTATGAGGATGCTATCATCTTAAATGAAAAACTAGTTAAAGATGATGTTTATACATCGATCCATATCGAAGAACAAACTATTCAATTTAGAAATAGTAAAGCTGGTGATGATAAATTAACAGCTTCAATTCCTAATGTATCAAAATATTCAATTAGAAACTTAGACGAAAACGGTATTGTTAGAGTAGGTTCTGAAGTTGTACCAGGTGATGTTCTTGTTGGTCGGGTAAGTCCTAAAGGTGAAGAAAACCCAACACAAGAGGAAAAATTATTGATGGCTATTCTTCAACAAAGACCATCTAGTGATAGAGATACATCATTAAAGGTTAAAAATGGTCACAACGGTACTGTTATTGGTGTTGAAGTTTTAAGTAGAGAACTTGGCGATGTTCTAGAAGATGGAATTGACAAAATTGTTAAGGTGTCAATTGCTCAAAAGAGAAAAATCAAAGTTGGTGACAAGATGGCTGGTCGCCACGGGAACAAAGGTGTTATTTCCATAGTTTTACCTGAAGAAGATATGCCACACCTTGAAGATGGTACACCAGTTGATATTATGCTTAACCCTCAAGGGGTACCTTCACGTATGAATATAGGTCAAGTTCTTGAGTTACACCTTGGAATGGCTGCACGTAAACTTGGTGTTAAATTTGTTACACCTTCATTTGATGGAGTTAAGAAACAAGATATTGAAAATGCTCTTGAAGAAGCAGGACTTCCAAAAACAGGAAAACAAATTTTAATTGATCCAGTTACTGGTGAAAAATTTGATAATCCTGTTTCTGTTGGGGTTATGTATATGCTTAAACTTAACCACATGGTTGATGATAAAATGCATGGTCGTAGTGTAGGACCATACTCATTAATCACACAACAACCTCTTGGAGGAAAAAGCCAAAACGGGGGACAAAGATTTGGGGAAATGGAAACATGAGCTATTGAAGCTTATGGAGCAACTAATGTTTTACAAGAGATCTTAACATATAAATCTGATGATATCTCTGGAAGAAACTTACTTTACAGCGCTTTAGCTAGCGGTAGAGAATTACCTAAACCAGGTACACCTGAATCATTTAATGTTCTCAGTTATGAACTTAGAGGATTAGGAATGAAATTAACTCTTAAAGATAAAAATAGTGAAGATGAAGATGATGATATCTTCCAATACCTAGAATCAGGAGAGGTAGATAATGAATAA
- the rplL gene encoding 50S ribosomal protein L7/L12, producing the protein MAKLTRESFIESLKEMTIKEIMELVEAMKEEFGIDPTAAVAVAAGPAAAAEEEKSEVTVTLKSASNKVAVIKVVKDLLGVGLMDAKKLVDSAPVALKENVKPEEAEQIKAALVEAGAEVSID; encoded by the coding sequence ATGGCTAAATTAACAAGAGAATCATTCATCGAATCATTAAAAGAAATGACAATTAAAGAAATTATGGAATTAGTAGAAGCAATGAAAGAAGAGTTTGGTATTGACCCAACTGCTGCTGTTGCTGTTGCTGCTGGTCCTGCTGCAGCTGCTGAAGAAGAAAAATCTGAAGTTACTGTTACATTAAAATCAGCTTCAAACAAAGTTGCTGTTATTAAAGTAGTTAAAGACCTTTTAGGAGTAGGATTAATGGATGCTAAAAAATTAGTTGACTCTGCTCCTGTTGCTCTTAAAGAAAACGTTAAACCAGAAGAAGCTGAACAAATTAAAGCCGCTTTAGTTGAAGCTGGTGCTGAAGTATCAATTGACTAA
- the rplJ gene encoding 50S ribosomal protein L10 — translation MAESKLRIAKRQVVNEIKDKINASQAIAFAEYRGLTVEELLTLRREAKKVGVEIKVYKNRLFKLAVEDLGISGLESHLVGPNIFAFSNNDAMSAAKLLVNFAKDNKIMVIKAGTYEGKAIDAKGVNEVATLPSYEEALGILARSMMAPLQQVSLSLKLISEGKTE, via the coding sequence ATGGCTGAATCAAAATTAAGAATTGCAAAAAGACAAGTTGTTAATGAAATTAAAGATAAAATTAACGCATCTCAAGCAATCGCTTTCGCAGAATACCGTGGATTAACAGTTGAAGAACTTCTTACATTAAGAAGAGAAGCTAAAAAAGTTGGTGTTGAAATTAAAGTTTACAAAAACCGTTTATTTAAGCTAGCTGTTGAAGATTTAGGAATAAGTGGTCTTGAAAGTCACCTTGTTGGTCCAAACATTTTTGCTTTTTCAAATAATGATGCTATGTCTGCTGCTAAGTTATTAGTTAACTTCGCTAAAGATAACAAAATTATGGTTATTAAAGCTGGTACATACGAAGGTAAAGCTATTGATGCTAAAGGTGTTAATGAAGTTGCTACATTACCTAGTTACGAAGAAGCACTTGGAATTCTTGCTCGTTCAATGATGGCACCATTACAACAAGTATCTCTTTCACTTAAATTAATTAGTGAAGGTAAAACAGAATAA